A region from the Enterobacter roggenkampii genome encodes:
- the viaA gene encoding ATPase RavA stimulator ViaA, with protein MLTLDTLNVMLAVSEEGLIEEVVITLLASPQLAAFFEKFPKLKKAMTDDLPRWRDNLRQRFKETEVPPELTEEVACYQQCQRLSTSQFIVQLPQTLTLLDKVHSPFASQARGLVTDNATFTPALHTLFLQRWRLSLVVQATTLNQQLLDEEREQLLSEVQERMTLSGQLEQVLVENENAAGRLWDMSAGQLRRGDYQLIVKYGDFLAQQPELMKLAEQLGRSREAKSVPKKDAPMETFRTLVREPATVPEQVDGLQQSDDILRLLPTELSTLGMTELEYEFYRRLVEKQLLTYRLHGEAWREKVSQRPVIHQDFDEQPRGPFIVCVDTSGSMGGFNEQCAKAFCLALMRVALADRRRCFIMLFSSEVVGYELTNQQGIEQAIRFLSQRFRGGTDLASCFRSIVERMQGGDWYDADAVVISDFIAQRLPDDVVNKVKELQRVHQHRFHAVAMSAHGKPGIMRIFDHIWRFDTGLRSRLLRRWQR; from the coding sequence ATGCTAACCCTGGATACGCTTAACGTCATGCTGGCCGTCAGCGAGGAAGGGTTGATCGAAGAAGTGGTGATCACCCTTCTGGCTTCACCGCAGCTGGCGGCCTTCTTTGAAAAATTTCCGAAGCTCAAAAAGGCGATGACCGACGATCTTCCGCGCTGGCGGGATAACCTGCGTCAACGGTTTAAAGAGACCGAAGTCCCCCCTGAGTTAACGGAAGAAGTGGCCTGCTATCAGCAGTGCCAGCGACTTTCCACGTCGCAGTTTATCGTCCAGCTTCCGCAAACCCTGACGTTGCTCGACAAGGTCCACTCCCCGTTTGCCAGCCAGGCCCGTGGGCTGGTCACGGACAACGCCACGTTCACTCCCGCACTGCACACCCTCTTTTTACAGCGCTGGCGTCTCAGCCTGGTGGTGCAGGCCACGACGCTAAACCAGCAGCTGCTGGATGAAGAGCGCGAACAGCTGCTCAGTGAAGTTCAGGAACGCATGACCTTAAGCGGCCAGCTTGAGCAGGTGCTGGTGGAAAATGAGAACGCGGCAGGGCGTCTCTGGGACATGAGCGCGGGCCAGCTTCGGCGCGGGGACTATCAGCTGATCGTCAAGTACGGCGATTTTCTGGCGCAGCAGCCCGAGCTGATGAAGCTTGCAGAACAGCTGGGACGTTCAAGGGAGGCAAAGTCGGTTCCAAAGAAAGATGCCCCGATGGAAACCTTCCGCACCCTGGTGCGTGAGCCGGCCACCGTTCCAGAGCAGGTCGACGGGCTCCAGCAGAGCGATGATATTCTGCGCCTGCTGCCCACGGAGCTGAGCACGCTCGGGATGACCGAGCTGGAGTACGAGTTTTACCGTCGGCTGGTGGAAAAACAGCTCCTCACCTACCGGCTGCACGGTGAAGCCTGGCGCGAGAAAGTCAGCCAGCGGCCGGTCATTCATCAGGATTTTGACGAACAGCCGCGCGGGCCATTTATTGTCTGCGTGGATACGTCCGGCTCCATGGGCGGGTTTAACGAGCAGTGTGCAAAGGCGTTCTGTCTGGCGCTGATGCGCGTGGCGCTCGCCGATCGCCGTCGCTGCTTCATTATGCTGTTCTCCAGCGAAGTCGTGGGCTATGAGCTGACGAACCAGCAGGGGATCGAGCAGGCAATCCGCTTCCTGAGCCAGCGCTTTCGCGGCGGAACCGATCTGGCCAGCTGTTTTCGCAGCATCGTAGAGCGGATGCAGGGCGGCGACTGGTATGACGCTGACGCGGTAGTGATATCCGATTTTATTGCCCAGCGGCTGCCGGATGACGTGGTCAATAAAGTGAAGGAATTACAGCGTGTGCATCAGCACCGTTTTCATGCGGTGGCGATGTCCGCCCATGGAAAACCCGGCATCATGCGCATCTTCGATCATATCTGGCGCTTTGATACCGGGTTGCGTAGCCGACTGCTCAGACGCTGGCAGCGTTAA